Proteins encoded together in one Candidatus Xianfuyuplasma coldseepsis window:
- a CDS encoding ferric reductase-like transmembrane domain-containing protein, which produces MIVILYSTIILFIVSILFSKEIHKHNTTLYAMAIVVVLFTTREVPNIVNLGYVPIAFFIVVLFSGLLERNTVRKKLFTVRAELAIIGSILMFPHAFGYVEYYLMELLYGSVTLSFLLGLLAYLMMIPLFITSFQKVRRKMSYKTWKTLHKTAYVFFLLVGLHVILIANENQLLYIALFGFYFTMRFITSIQSNRHKQYKQQSLKTT; this is translated from the coding sequence ATGATTGTTATATTGTATAGTACGATTATCCTTTTTATTGTGTCCATCTTGTTCTCAAAAGAGATTCACAAACACAATACAACACTTTACGCAATGGCGATTGTCGTTGTGTTGTTTACCACAAGAGAAGTTCCAAACATTGTCAATCTCGGATATGTCCCCATTGCGTTCTTTATCGTTGTTCTATTCAGTGGTCTTTTGGAACGTAATACTGTTCGCAAAAAACTATTTACTGTTCGTGCCGAACTAGCCATAATCGGTAGCATTTTAATGTTTCCTCACGCATTTGGATACGTCGAATATTACCTTATGGAGTTATTGTATGGATCGGTGACATTATCGTTTCTTCTAGGACTGTTGGCGTACCTGATGATGATTCCTTTATTCATCACCAGTTTCCAAAAAGTACGACGTAAAATGTCGTATAAAACCTGGAAAACACTGCACAAAACTGCTTATGTGTTCTTTCTCCTCGTTGGACTGCATGTCATCCTAATCGCCAATGAAAATCAGCTATTGTATATCGCATTGTTCGGATTCTACTTTACGATGCGCTTCATTACGTCCATTCAAAGTAACCGACATAAACAATACAAGCAACAATCACTGAAAACGACATAA
- a CDS encoding DUF2785 domain-containing protein, producing the protein MEEKQLQFLKDQKQSGYAFKDVNKFELVLDLLEDIGIKDPQIRDELVYPALAHLLHDKHLTEDELTAVLDKLIGPEYLLFDLDNIIEYSVLIRSFTVLQLVILVHVHNRDHIIPVKYIKQLSTAFMSYFQQETILDGYNETVGFMHSIAHSADLFAQLFKVEDFNETIFKSMLNAIQNKFKINHYYFSHDEDERMVVAIMNALDANILEEEYWKSWISQLGSYTKPTTYPAAYYIKNNVRNILRSLYFALHGREQHQALREHIEATLKEHVTLR; encoded by the coding sequence ATGGAAGAAAAACAATTACAATTCTTAAAGGATCAAAAACAATCTGGGTACGCGTTCAAAGATGTCAACAAATTCGAATTAGTATTGGATCTACTGGAAGACATTGGCATTAAAGACCCACAGATACGTGACGAACTCGTCTATCCCGCTCTCGCTCATCTATTACACGACAAACACTTAACAGAAGACGAACTTACAGCAGTTTTAGACAAGCTAATTGGACCTGAATATCTTCTATTTGATCTCGACAACATTATCGAATACAGTGTCTTGATTCGTTCATTCACCGTTTTGCAATTGGTTATTTTAGTTCACGTTCACAACCGCGATCACATCATCCCAGTCAAATACATCAAACAACTATCCACCGCATTTATGAGTTACTTCCAACAAGAAACAATTTTAGATGGTTACAATGAGACGGTTGGGTTCATGCACAGCATCGCTCATAGTGCGGATTTATTCGCACAATTGTTTAAAGTAGAAGACTTCAACGAAACGATTTTTAAATCCATGCTAAATGCCATTCAAAATAAGTTTAAAATCAATCACTACTACTTTTCACATGATGAAGATGAACGAATGGTAGTAGCCATTATGAATGCACTAGATGCAAACATACTTGAAGAAGAGTATTGGAAAAGTTGGATTTCGCAACTAGGATCTTATACGAAACCAACAACGTATCCCGCAGCATATTATATAAAAAACAATGTCCGCAATATCCTTCGTTCTCTATACTTCGCCCTACACGGAAGAGAACAACATCAAGCGCTGCGTGAACACATTGAAGCAACCTTAAAAGAACATGTAACGTTACGCTAA
- a CDS encoding cation:proton antiporter has product MMLLNAAVSGDLANAIVNLGIIIFAGLFMGRLFEMMKIPAITGYLVAGLFLGPITGIISLDDVHQVSIITDVALGFIAFQVGNELWFGKLRKSGTKIVIITIVQAVATTGLVIFALQFFVDLPIALILGAIAAATSPAEIMMLNKKYRTKGELTDTILPVVGLDDAVGVILFGLLLSISMSLLGTDTSEVNILHLLREPLIEIGISAVLGIAIGLISGFAVRNISSGSDRKEKSLNVVVITVFLTTGAALLFGASPILTPMLAGTVVTNLINKECYILEEETIRFFVPPIMITFFTLAGAQLQFDVVFAAGLVGIVYILGRVVGKFAGAFLGATMVKSGSVVKKYLGIGLLPQSGVAIGLSIATYNTVSAVNIEAASIIQNVVLAAVLVFALTGPVLVKLAYFKAGEAQEIESKVEKVKSWKNTAVYQK; this is encoded by the coding sequence ATGATGTTATTAAATGCTGCCGTTTCAGGCGATCTCGCAAACGCGATTGTCAACCTCGGGATTATTATATTTGCCGGGTTATTCATGGGTCGTTTGTTTGAAATGATGAAAATCCCTGCTATTACAGGATACCTTGTTGCCGGATTATTCCTTGGTCCAATCACAGGTATTATTTCACTTGACGACGTTCATCAAGTGTCAATAATTACCGATGTTGCACTTGGTTTTATTGCGTTTCAAGTAGGGAACGAACTATGGTTTGGTAAATTACGAAAATCAGGAACTAAAATTGTAATCATTACGATTGTTCAAGCCGTTGCAACAACTGGACTTGTCATCTTTGCGTTACAGTTCTTCGTTGATTTACCAATCGCACTAATTTTAGGGGCAATTGCAGCGGCTACTAGTCCCGCTGAAATCATGATGCTGAACAAAAAGTATCGTACAAAAGGCGAGCTTACGGATACAATTTTACCAGTTGTTGGATTGGATGATGCAGTAGGTGTTATCTTGTTTGGTCTACTTCTTTCGATCAGTATGAGTCTTCTTGGCACCGATACAAGCGAAGTAAACATCTTGCATTTACTTCGAGAACCATTGATTGAAATTGGTATCAGCGCAGTACTGGGTATCGCAATTGGACTTATCAGTGGCTTTGCCGTACGAAATATTTCTAGCGGTTCTGATCGCAAAGAAAAAAGCCTAAATGTTGTTGTTATCACGGTATTCCTCACAACTGGAGCCGCACTTCTCTTTGGAGCTTCACCGATTCTAACACCAATGCTTGCAGGTACCGTTGTCACCAACTTGATTAATAAAGAGTGTTATATTCTGGAAGAAGAGACCATTCGATTCTTTGTCCCACCAATCATGATCACCTTCTTCACATTAGCTGGCGCACAACTGCAATTCGATGTTGTTTTCGCTGCCGGACTTGTCGGAATTGTTTATATTCTCGGTCGAGTAGTTGGTAAGTTTGCCGGTGCATTCCTAGGTGCGACAATGGTAAAATCTGGTTCGGTTGTAAAAAAATACTTAGGGATTGGATTATTGCCACAATCAGGTGTTGCAATCGGTCTCTCTATCGCCACATACAATACTGTTTCTGCGGTAAATATTGAAGCCGCATCGATTATTCAAAACGTTGTTCTTGCTGCTGTTCTCGTATTCGCTCTAACAGGACCCGTACTAGTAAAACTAGCATATTTTAAAGCTGGGGAAGCACAAGAAATTGAATCCAAAGTAGAGAAGGTGAAATCATGGAAAAATACAGCCGTCTATCAAAAATAA
- a CDS encoding TetR/AcrR family transcriptional regulator: protein MSIVKRQHIIEVAMKLFVEHGFHATPTSQIAKKAKVSVGTLFNYFPTKEDLIEAIYIHIKLHSKATFLELLEVKQNVHDTLQSMWHAIIQWGIENPNEFRYLELFCHSPFKNTYRTEKSLEAYKQFQNEIMKKVIPSTICGDYPEYVLTYIDNSLHATTRYLLEHDVENPNEFINTTFDLVWKGLSFHGNDKEGY from the coding sequence ATGAGCATAGTGAAACGACAACATATTATTGAAGTAGCGATGAAATTATTTGTTGAGCATGGATTTCACGCTACGCCGACGTCGCAAATTGCTAAGAAAGCAAAAGTCAGTGTGGGGACGTTGTTTAATTATTTTCCAACAAAAGAGGATCTAATTGAAGCGATTTATATTCATATAAAATTACATTCAAAAGCTACTTTTTTAGAATTGTTGGAAGTTAAGCAAAATGTTCATGACACCCTACAATCAATGTGGCATGCAATTATCCAGTGGGGAATTGAAAATCCCAATGAATTTCGTTACTTGGAATTGTTTTGCCACTCACCGTTTAAAAATACGTATCGTACTGAAAAATCGTTAGAGGCCTATAAACAATTTCAAAACGAAATTATGAAAAAAGTAATCCCCTCAACGATTTGTGGAGATTACCCTGAATATGTACTTACTTATATCGATAATTCATTACATGCCACGACAAGATACCTACTTGAACATGATGTGGAGAATCCCAATGAGTTCATTAATACGACGTTTGATTTGGTGTGGAAAGGATTATCCTTTCATGGAAACGATAAAGAAGGCTATTAA
- the rsgA gene encoding ribosome small subunit-dependent GTPase A, with protein sequence MKQGRIIKLIGGLYTVRCELGINYEVKARGKFRHINESPKVGDIVTFDNDFIMTVEERENNLVRPPVANVDQALLINSTKEPNFSFHLLDRFLMLIENEDITPVIVVTKIDLLTQDELNQLKEQLAYYETYYKVVYLSSKTKENIEELKHLFEGKISVFAGQTGAGKSSLLNALNPHFDLETNEISKALGRGKHTTRHSELLDVFGGLVADTPGFSKLDFYDIELENVPVNFVDFFERSNQCKFRACTHINEPKCKVQEDVKNGNILPSRYENYKIIYDEIKNQKPKYRSE encoded by the coding sequence TTGAAACAAGGTCGAATCATTAAATTAATCGGGGGTCTGTATACGGTTCGTTGTGAATTGGGGATCAACTATGAGGTTAAGGCAAGAGGAAAATTCCGTCATATTAATGAAAGCCCCAAAGTCGGGGATATCGTTACATTTGATAATGATTTCATTATGACAGTAGAAGAACGAGAGAATAATCTTGTCCGACCACCTGTAGCAAACGTTGATCAGGCATTATTAATCAATAGTACAAAAGAACCAAATTTCAGTTTTCATTTACTGGATCGTTTTTTAATGTTAATAGAGAACGAGGATATCACACCGGTTATTGTTGTTACAAAGATTGATTTGTTAACGCAAGACGAGTTGAACCAATTAAAAGAACAATTAGCCTACTATGAAACGTACTACAAAGTTGTTTATTTAAGTTCGAAAACAAAAGAGAACATTGAAGAACTCAAGCATCTGTTTGAAGGTAAAATTAGTGTCTTTGCTGGACAAACAGGTGCCGGAAAAAGTAGTTTATTGAACGCGTTAAATCCTCATTTTGATCTAGAGACAAATGAGATTTCTAAAGCGCTTGGTCGCGGAAAACATACGACTCGCCATAGTGAATTGTTGGACGTCTTTGGGGGCTTAGTCGCTGATACACCAGGATTTAGCAAATTGGATTTTTATGACATTGAACTGGAAAATGTACCGGTTAACTTTGTTGATTTCTTTGAACGATCAAATCAATGTAAGTTTCGTGCATGCACCCATATTAATGAACCCAAATGTAAGGTTCAAGAAGATGTAAAAAACGGTAATATCTTACCGTCCCGATATGAGAATTACAAGATAATATATGATGAAATTAAGAACCAAAAACCAAAGTATAGGAGTGAGTAA
- the rpe gene encoding ribulose-phosphate 3-epimerase: MIIAPSILSADFGNLQESLSQVKSAKWIHVDVMDGHFVPNITIGPVVVKGLRSYTDQVLDTHLMIDNPLQYAKAFVEAGSDRITFHYEAVNDPLKVIREIKQLGVPVGISIKPKTDVKSLLTILEDVDLVLVMSVEPGFGGQSFMPEAVEKIKELTTLKKVVKNNYLIEVDGGINKNTAKLCKEAGVDVLVAGSYIFNSPNPESQIEDLR; encoded by the coding sequence ATGATTATTGCCCCATCGATATTAAGTGCTGATTTTGGGAACTTACAGGAGAGCCTTTCCCAAGTGAAAAGTGCCAAATGGATTCATGTGGATGTCATGGATGGCCATTTTGTCCCCAATATTACCATTGGGCCAGTTGTTGTCAAAGGGTTACGTTCTTATACAGATCAAGTACTTGATACACATCTTATGATTGATAATCCTCTTCAGTATGCGAAAGCATTTGTGGAAGCAGGAAGTGATCGAATCACATTTCATTATGAAGCGGTAAATGATCCTTTAAAAGTGATTCGAGAAATAAAGCAACTAGGGGTACCAGTAGGTATCTCAATCAAACCGAAAACCGATGTGAAAAGCTTATTGACCATATTAGAAGATGTTGACTTGGTATTGGTGATGAGCGTTGAACCTGGATTTGGTGGACAATCGTTCATGCCTGAAGCTGTAGAAAAGATTAAGGAACTTACAACATTAAAAAAAGTCGTGAAGAATAATTACTTGATTGAGGTTGATGGTGGAATCAATAAAAACACTGCAAAATTATGTAAAGAAGCTGGTGTAGACGTATTGGTTGCTGGTTCGTACATCTTTAATAGTCCCAATCCAGAATCACAAATAGAAGATTTAAGATGA
- a CDS encoding thiamine diphosphokinase, whose product MTCYIFTGPCNYSLSELNEFDKTDYIIGVDQGAKYLASNNLHMHLAIGDFDSINDNDLDVINTHSEEIQTHPIKKDYTDTHLAILEAHKRGYEEIILYGGVGNRFDHSYANMLLLRLGNITIVNDTTKMYILQPGTYTIKNEFPYISFFALETVERLSLQGFLYPLENIQLTPYDPLCISNQGSGRVTFGSGLLLVVHQRDTK is encoded by the coding sequence ATGACGTGTTATATATTTACAGGACCTTGTAATTACTCGCTTAGTGAATTGAATGAGTTCGATAAAACTGATTATATAATTGGTGTTGACCAAGGAGCGAAATATCTCGCTTCCAACAACTTGCATATGCACCTTGCTATTGGTGATTTTGATAGCATCAATGACAATGATCTTGATGTTATAAACACGCACTCTGAAGAGATTCAAACCCACCCGATCAAGAAGGATTATACCGATACTCACCTCGCGATATTAGAAGCCCATAAACGAGGTTATGAAGAAATCATACTATATGGTGGTGTTGGAAATCGATTTGATCATTCCTATGCTAATATGTTGTTGCTTCGATTAGGCAATATTACAATTGTTAACGATACAACCAAGATGTACATACTACAACCAGGAACATATACTATTAAAAACGAATTTCCCTATATATCTTTTTTTGCATTAGAAACGGTAGAACGTTTATCATTACAAGGATTTTTATATCCGCTTGAGAATATCCAATTAACCCCTTATGATCCCCTTTGTATTTCCAATCAGGGATCTGGTCGTGTTACATTTGGTAGTGGCTTATTACTCGTCGTTCACCAACGTGACACCAAATGA
- the rpmB gene encoding 50S ribosomal protein L28 — MARECYVTKKRGMSGNSRPFSLTATKRRWKANLQKVRIIDEDGTVKKVYVSARALRSGLVKRA, encoded by the coding sequence ATGGCACGAGAATGTTATGTTACGAAAAAAAGAGGAATGAGTGGAAACTCACGTCCGTTCTCATTAACGGCTACAAAAAGACGTTGGAAAGCCAACTTACAAAAAGTGCGTATCATCGATGAAGATGGTACTGTCAAAAAAGTTTACGTATCTGCAAGAGCACTCCGAAGCGGATTAGTAAAACGCGCTTAA
- a CDS encoding class I SAM-dependent methyltransferase: MVSFYDLFMVPLEKRGIRKTRQKLLQEACGTVLEIGAGTGVNVKYYQPTCIDELIITDQKVGKHLKQKHQPHISFKEARAEHLPFDDNTFDTVVHTLVFCCVNDVDQGLQEVKRVLKPDGKLLFIEHVLPHKQGLRRLFRSINPLWRLFSSGCSLTKDFKKSLNENGFDIQEQGQFMNTVFIYGTATHKRS; this comes from the coding sequence ATGGTGTCATTCTATGATCTATTTATGGTCCCCCTTGAAAAACGTGGAATCCGTAAAACACGACAAAAACTGTTACAAGAAGCATGCGGTACTGTCCTAGAAATTGGTGCTGGTACAGGAGTGAATGTGAAGTATTATCAACCAACATGCATCGATGAGTTAATTATTACCGATCAAAAAGTAGGGAAACATTTAAAACAAAAACACCAGCCTCATATATCGTTTAAAGAAGCCCGTGCAGAACATCTTCCTTTTGATGATAATACCTTTGATACGGTAGTCCATACATTGGTGTTCTGTTGTGTCAATGATGTTGATCAAGGGTTGCAAGAAGTCAAGCGTGTTTTAAAGCCTGATGGTAAGTTATTGTTTATTGAACATGTCCTACCTCATAAACAGGGATTACGTCGATTATTTCGTTCGATTAATCCGTTATGGCGACTATTTAGTAGTGGATGTTCCTTAACCAAAGATTTTAAGAAGAGTTTGAATGAAAATGGATTTGACATTCAGGAACAAGGACAATTCATGAACACGGTATTTATCTATGGAACAGCGACACATAAGCGGTCTTAA
- a CDS encoding DAK2 domain-containing protein — MNPTVIDGNLLKLLITNGTIALRNDHQRINELNVFPVPDGDTGSNMQSTMMSGVKAIESLENETVEKIAKTLSRGLLMGARGNSGVILSQLFSGFAKVFKGKETCNTKEFVEGMVQGVKQAYGAVINPVEGTILTVAREAAEKALEIATDESGLHDVMKIYIEEAYESLERTPELLAVLKEAGVIDSGGAGFNVIIDGMIMALEGQILEDSKFNTVPSVAQEIGTYSSTEDFGYCTEFIVQLADGEKFNKDKFTKRISRFGDSLVVVADDQICKVHIHTKTPGDVLNFGQQYGNFATLKIENMTLQHSETLLHTEHEGGEEQDCGHQHAHYDGPHSKYGIITVVNGKGLKETFKEMGVSCIIDGGQTMNPSTEDFINAVEKIKCEHVIIIPNNGNVMLSAQHAAQYMEDRSITVLPAKTIAQGYASLTMFDANQDLDENVAEMRDLIQAVKTGEVTYAVRDTEYKGVKITKDEFIGIANGEIVTSNVKRIDTVCHLVQELLDDDSEIITVMYGKTVEEKELEEVMLCIETHHPDVEVEVIEGNQDIYSYIIAVE, encoded by the coding sequence ATGAACCCAACTGTAATTGATGGAAATCTACTGAAGTTATTAATTACAAATGGAACGATTGCTTTACGCAATGATCATCAGCGGATTAATGAATTGAATGTATTTCCTGTACCAGATGGAGATACCGGTAGTAACATGCAGTCAACGATGATGAGTGGTGTGAAAGCAATTGAATCACTTGAAAATGAAACAGTAGAAAAAATCGCTAAAACCTTATCAAGAGGTTTATTAATGGGAGCTAGGGGAAATAGTGGAGTTATATTATCGCAACTCTTTAGTGGGTTTGCAAAAGTATTTAAGGGAAAAGAAACTTGTAATACCAAAGAGTTTGTCGAAGGTATGGTACAAGGTGTAAAACAAGCATATGGGGCCGTAATCAATCCTGTTGAGGGGACGATTTTAACCGTAGCTCGCGAAGCTGCTGAAAAAGCATTAGAAATCGCAACAGATGAATCCGGTTTACACGACGTTATGAAAATCTATATTGAAGAAGCCTACGAATCACTAGAACGGACACCAGAATTACTGGCTGTATTAAAAGAAGCAGGTGTTATTGATAGTGGTGGTGCTGGATTCAACGTGATTATCGATGGTATGATTATGGCGCTAGAAGGACAAATTTTAGAAGATTCTAAGTTTAATACTGTTCCAAGTGTTGCCCAAGAAATTGGGACGTATTCATCCACCGAAGACTTCGGATACTGTACCGAATTTATCGTTCAATTAGCAGATGGAGAAAAGTTCAATAAAGATAAATTCACCAAACGAATCTCACGATTTGGAGATTCATTAGTCGTTGTAGCCGATGATCAAATTTGTAAAGTTCACATTCATACCAAAACACCTGGTGATGTCTTAAATTTTGGACAACAGTATGGAAATTTTGCAACATTAAAAATTGAAAATATGACATTACAACATAGTGAAACATTACTACACACCGAACACGAAGGTGGCGAAGAACAAGATTGTGGTCATCAACATGCTCATTACGATGGACCTCATTCCAAATATGGAATCATTACCGTTGTCAATGGTAAAGGGTTAAAAGAAACCTTTAAAGAAATGGGTGTTAGCTGCATTATCGATGGTGGGCAAACGATGAACCCATCAACAGAAGACTTTATCAATGCGGTTGAAAAAATCAAGTGTGAACATGTTATTATCATTCCGAATAATGGAAACGTCATGTTATCAGCACAGCATGCAGCACAATACATGGAAGACCGTAGTATCACGGTATTACCAGCAAAAACGATTGCTCAAGGTTATGCATCATTAACTATGTTTGATGCCAATCAAGACTTGGATGAAAATGTTGCTGAGATGCGAGATTTAATCCAAGCTGTTAAGACCGGTGAAGTAACCTACGCCGTTCGTGATACCGAGTATAAAGGTGTCAAAATCACTAAGGATGAGTTTATCGGAATTGCCAATGGTGAAATTGTTACCAGCAATGTGAAACGAATTGATACCGTATGTCATCTAGTTCAAGAATTATTGGATGATGACAGTGAAATTATCACGGTTATGTACGGAAAAACGGTCGAAGAAAAAGAACTGGAAGAAGTCATGCTTTGCATTGAAACCCATCATCCAGATGTCGAAGTAGAAGTGATTGAAGGAAATCAAGATATCTACTCCTACATTATCGCTGTAGAGTAA
- the recG gene encoding ATP-dependent DNA helicase RecG, producing MSRLESIKGIGPRMKDKLNRNQIYDAFDLIRRFPKRYEVYHLTTLKDAADGARITIEAKVTSVPTVAYIRKNFNRLSFQVVIEGRPFKVAIFNRDYLRNILDIGEDIVLTGSMDRTKNTFTATTLKLKRNFKNEIEPIYNIDGISDKQFHKFANQAMDDYASFIDDDLPQELQEKYKLIPYHELLRIVHQPHTMKELDKITRRIKYEELFKFQLKMQYTRLKNRSKKSYLKAYDLQAVKDFIASLPYELTNDQKRATNQIIKDIKSPYIMNRLLQGDVGSGKTVVAAITVLAVLSSGYQVAMMAPTEILAKQHYRTFYKWFEHLPYDVLLLTGKLTATERSEILDKVKHQDNVLLIGTHALFSDDVHYDNLGYVITDEQHRFGVEQRKKLREKGYQPDVLYMSATPIPRTLAISLFGDMDITTIREKPASRQAVETKLFSLKQMDLVYMLMEEELRKNHQIYVVTPLILESETTDLSNAQNVFRQLRNHFKDYSIGLMHSKIKQDNKEQVMKLFEENKINILVSTTVIEVGVDIANATMMVVFDSDRFGLSQLHQLRGRIGRSTIKSYCLLLHRDDDEVKERLEIMETTDDGFALSEQDLRLRGPGEFFGYRQSGDMKFEQADIVQDAHILEIAKQDALDILQQKDNYYNPKYQPLFKYLKAQLRKTNLD from the coding sequence ATGAGCCGTTTAGAATCGATCAAAGGCATTGGGCCACGGATGAAGGATAAACTAAATCGTAATCAAATTTACGATGCTTTTGACTTAATCCGTCGCTTCCCAAAACGGTACGAAGTATATCATTTAACAACATTAAAAGATGCCGCAGATGGTGCTCGAATTACCATTGAAGCAAAAGTGACAAGTGTCCCGACAGTCGCATACATTCGCAAGAACTTCAACCGCTTAAGTTTTCAAGTTGTGATTGAGGGAAGACCGTTTAAAGTCGCTATTTTCAACCGTGACTATCTTCGCAACATCCTTGATATTGGTGAAGATATCGTGCTAACGGGATCGATGGATCGAACGAAAAACACGTTTACTGCAACCACATTAAAACTAAAACGCAACTTCAAAAATGAAATCGAACCCATCTATAATATTGATGGTATTAGCGATAAGCAATTTCACAAATTTGCCAACCAAGCGATGGATGATTATGCATCATTTATTGATGATGATTTACCGCAAGAGTTACAAGAAAAATACAAACTCATCCCCTACCATGAACTACTGCGTATTGTCCATCAACCGCATACGATGAAAGAACTCGATAAGATAACACGACGGATCAAATATGAGGAGTTATTTAAATTCCAACTAAAAATGCAATACACCAGATTAAAAAACCGATCAAAAAAATCGTATTTAAAAGCTTATGATTTGCAGGCGGTAAAAGATTTTATTGCGTCACTTCCTTATGAACTGACAAACGACCAAAAACGCGCAACCAATCAAATCATTAAAGATATCAAATCACCGTATATCATGAATCGATTATTACAAGGTGATGTTGGTAGTGGTAAAACCGTCGTAGCAGCTATTACCGTCTTGGCCGTATTATCAAGTGGATATCAAGTGGCGATGATGGCTCCAACCGAGATTCTTGCGAAACAGCATTATCGTACATTTTATAAGTGGTTTGAACATCTGCCCTATGACGTATTATTACTGACGGGAAAACTAACGGCTACTGAACGTAGTGAAATTCTTGATAAAGTTAAGCATCAAGATAATGTGTTATTGATTGGTACTCATGCACTATTTAGTGATGATGTACACTACGATAATTTAGGGTATGTCATCACGGATGAGCAACATCGCTTTGGTGTTGAACAACGAAAAAAACTACGTGAAAAAGGATATCAACCTGATGTCTTATACATGAGCGCAACCCCCATCCCCCGAACACTGGCCATTAGTTTGTTTGGTGATATGGACATTACCACGATTCGTGAAAAACCAGCGTCACGACAAGCAGTTGAGACCAAATTGTTTTCCCTGAAACAAATGGATCTTGTCTATATGTTGATGGAAGAAGAATTGCGGAAGAATCACCAAATTTATGTAGTTACACCACTTATTTTAGAAAGTGAAACGACGGATTTATCCAATGCCCAAAATGTATTTCGACAACTTCGCAATCATTTCAAAGACTACTCGATTGGATTGATGCATTCAAAAATCAAGCAAGATAACAAAGAGCAAGTGATGAAGTTATTTGAGGAAAATAAGATCAATATTCTTGTTAGTACAACCGTCATTGAAGTTGGTGTCGATATCGCCAATGCAACGATGATGGTCGTCTTTGACAGTGATCGTTTTGGATTAAGTCAATTACACCAATTGCGAGGACGCATTGGTCGCAGTACGATTAAAAGTTACTGTCTCTTACTCCATCGTGACGATGACGAAGTCAAAGAACGACTAGAGATTATGGAAACAACGGATGATGGCTTTGCCTTAAGTGAACAAGATTTACGTTTACGCGGTCCAGGAGAGTTCTTTGGGTATCGCCAAAGTGGAGATATGAAGTTTGAACAAGCCGATATTGTTCAAGATGCACACATATTGGAAATCGCCAAACAAGATGCGCTTGATATATTGCAACAAAAAGACAATTACTATAATCCCAAATATCAACCGTTATTCAAGTATCTAAAAGCACAATTACGAAAAACGAATCTCGATTAA